In Exiguobacterium sibiricum 7-3, a genomic segment contains:
- a CDS encoding response regulator transcription factor, with amino-acid sequence MPTILIVDDEADIRQLLRLYLQNENYLILEAANGEEALELVQQQPIDLMVLDVMMPVRDGFSTVQALRQANYMFPVLMLTAKQEDLDKIQGLTFGADDYIGKPFNPLEVIARIKAMLRRVAQSSAALGQQPASRSVYLTSGGTGHLKRDNPASFDTPGI; translated from the coding sequence GTGCCCACAATCTTAATCGTCGATGATGAAGCCGATATCCGGCAATTGTTGCGACTGTATCTCCAAAACGAAAATTATCTAATTCTCGAAGCCGCCAACGGCGAAGAGGCCCTTGAGCTTGTTCAGCAACAGCCGATCGATCTGATGGTCCTCGATGTCATGATGCCGGTTCGTGACGGCTTTTCGACCGTCCAGGCCCTTCGGCAAGCCAATTACATGTTTCCTGTTCTGATGCTGACGGCAAAACAGGAGGACCTCGACAAAATCCAAGGGTTGACGTTCGGTGCCGATGACTACATCGGTAAACCGTTTAACCCGCTCGAAGTCATCGCCCGGATCAAGGCGATGCTCCGCCGGGTCGCCCAGTCAAGTGCCGCTCTCGGCCAGCAGCCTGCAAGTCGGTCCGTTTACCTTACGTCAGGAGGAACGGGTCATCTTAAAAGAGACAACCCCGCTTCCTTTGACACGCCGGGAATTTGA
- a CDS encoding sensor histidine kinase, whose amino-acid sequence MRRFRFKLTSWMTVLLLAAAFLSTAFAWLIASQIPLGTKNVPRYYYPTEQDITQRVERDIKRYESGQTPNGDYAWAVYRSNGSRVDASPDFPRTMTPSRLLAAQTPDEREPSDESDVRTLHHMQAIDLGESAPGYFLSIETVTPRLNEYQVGNSTAFFILQLALFLLFLFGMTRWIAGLFRQLETRLERLVEPDRAVSPLVPVKGPREFKAFAHSIERIGDELDVLRRNERERFTEQLRLITSLSHDLRTPLTSIQGFVQWLSEHHTTLSDQERTDVLAIVSRQSETLASRIEELFMLAKLSNKDYPVHMTSLDFVTLLHQVAEQHPETAYRYAGPAHLSVQADPNLLRRLIENLVRNATLHGTGDLSFDVAQENGRLTFRCSNTVPETLTPNQLTELATPFVTSDLSRSNGGSGIGLSIIEQIVARHNGTMQLASEQNRFIVSIVLPDAFKH is encoded by the coding sequence GTGAGGCGCTTCCGCTTTAAACTGACCTCCTGGATGACGGTCCTGTTATTAGCCGCAGCGTTTCTGAGTACCGCGTTCGCCTGGTTGATCGCGAGCCAGATTCCGCTCGGAACGAAAAACGTTCCCCGTTATTATTATCCGACGGAACAGGACATCACGCAGCGGGTCGAGCGCGATATCAAACGGTACGAATCCGGTCAGACCCCGAACGGTGACTATGCCTGGGCCGTCTATCGGTCGAACGGATCACGGGTCGACGCCTCACCCGATTTTCCGCGGACGATGACACCCAGTCGGTTATTAGCCGCGCAAACTCCGGATGAACGGGAACCGTCTGACGAATCGGACGTACGGACGTTGCATCACATGCAGGCGATTGATCTTGGCGAGAGTGCACCCGGTTATTTCCTTTCCATTGAAACGGTCACCCCCCGTCTGAATGAATATCAGGTCGGTAATTCGACGGCGTTTTTCATTTTACAGTTGGCGTTGTTCCTCTTATTTTTATTTGGTATGACCCGCTGGATTGCCGGGTTGTTCCGCCAACTTGAGACGCGGCTGGAACGGCTCGTCGAACCGGACCGAGCTGTCAGCCCGCTTGTTCCGGTCAAGGGTCCACGTGAGTTCAAAGCATTTGCCCATTCGATTGAACGGATTGGGGATGAGCTCGATGTCCTCAGACGAAACGAGCGGGAACGTTTTACGGAACAACTCCGGCTCATTACCAGTCTCTCGCATGACTTGCGGACTCCGTTGACATCGATTCAAGGATTCGTCCAGTGGCTGTCCGAACACCACACGACCTTGTCCGACCAGGAACGGACCGATGTACTGGCAATCGTCAGCCGCCAGTCGGAAACGCTCGCCTCACGAATCGAGGAGCTGTTCATGCTCGCGAAACTGTCGAATAAAGATTATCCGGTGCACATGACATCACTTGATTTCGTGACGCTGTTGCATCAGGTCGCCGAACAACACCCGGAAACGGCTTATCGGTACGCAGGACCGGCTCATTTGAGTGTTCAAGCTGACCCGAACCTGTTGCGGCGCTTGATTGAAAATCTTGTGCGCAATGCGACGCTTCACGGAACAGGTGACTTGTCGTTTGACGTGGCTCAAGAAAACGGTCGCTTGACCTTCCGTTGTTCCAATACCGTCCCGGAAACCTTGACGCCCAATCAACTGACGGAACTGGCAACCCCTTTCGTCACGTCCGATCTGTCACGGTCCAACGGCGGCTCCGGCATTGGTCTGTCGATCATTGAACAAATCGTTGCCCGGCACAACGGGACGATGCAGTTAGCGTCGGAACAGAACCGGTTTATCGTCTCGATTGTGTTACCGGATGCTTTTAAACATTGA
- a CDS encoding methyl-accepting chemotaxis protein, producing MKQPTQKKRLLAQQLNNWLIPIVAAGLLLISALSVEELYRASTKSVSERLEREMTMLDANIRSIYLAYPEDEQERTRAIKRLKNQQLADMSRDEYDAAIQSLATKNVAIQPLTLTAQQKKDVMQQLKQTRVTTFTSNNRFVLAMSIQEVNDVLFLSVDQARLVAPAKALALKLGVLGIIVLCFVSLLIRARIKKQLAPLSVLSLKIEEAYARRTYQPISIKTTTFELQQLTHQYNQLMQQVGSLTQEISIASERLEATQPGFSSQLASIDESVLAVHQVATSLTNQSTQMEQIITESGQLLTTSIEALATMDESIQTSHQRVSSFNDEATTSHRILDSLQQDTTLLRTLSVNTSQSLEEATERNQQMHASIRYIQQVAEATRRLSLNALIEATRAGEEGRGFVIVAKEVELLALDIKRSIDHINQANRDLTASIGQIEQDVVQMTTQIETTHEQLEQSTRRIASVLDHAQQIEAALVQVETDRALVYSVQPRIREHFQLIETILFELTHYSQSLEANMQANSARQQELKQHGYIIGEQIESLNRTIVGPSQ from the coding sequence ATGAAGCAACCTACACAGAAAAAAAGATTATTGGCCCAACAATTAAACAACTGGCTGATCCCGATCGTCGCAGCGGGACTGTTACTGATCAGTGCTTTAAGCGTCGAAGAACTCTACCGCGCGTCGACGAAGTCCGTCAGTGAACGGCTCGAACGGGAAATGACGATGCTCGATGCCAATATCCGTTCGATCTACTTAGCCTATCCGGAAGACGAACAGGAACGGACACGCGCCATCAAACGTTTAAAAAATCAGCAGCTCGCCGATATGTCACGGGACGAGTACGATGCGGCCATTCAGTCGCTCGCAACTAAAAACGTAGCCATCCAACCGTTGACGTTGACGGCACAACAGAAAAAAGATGTGATGCAACAATTGAAGCAAACACGGGTGACGACGTTTACGAGCAACAACCGGTTCGTTCTCGCGATGTCGATTCAAGAAGTAAATGATGTCCTGTTCTTATCGGTCGATCAAGCACGATTGGTCGCACCCGCTAAGGCACTCGCCTTGAAACTCGGTGTGCTCGGAATCATCGTCCTCTGTTTCGTCAGTCTGTTGATTCGGGCCCGCATCAAAAAGCAACTGGCTCCGCTGTCCGTCTTGTCCTTAAAGATTGAAGAAGCCTATGCACGGCGAACCTATCAGCCGATCAGCATCAAGACGACGACGTTTGAATTACAGCAATTGACGCACCAATACAACCAACTGATGCAGCAAGTCGGTAGTTTGACACAAGAAATTTCGATTGCGAGCGAACGACTGGAGGCGACTCAACCCGGTTTTTCGTCCCAACTCGCCTCGATTGATGAATCCGTCCTCGCCGTCCATCAAGTGGCGACGTCGTTGACAAACCAGTCGACGCAGATGGAACAGATCATCACGGAATCCGGGCAACTGTTGACGACCTCAATCGAGGCACTCGCGACGATGGACGAGTCGATCCAAACGAGCCATCAACGGGTCAGCTCCTTTAATGACGAAGCGACGACGAGTCACCGGATTCTCGACTCATTGCAACAGGATACAACGTTGTTACGGACCCTGTCTGTCAACACGTCACAGTCACTGGAAGAAGCGACAGAGCGCAATCAACAAATGCATGCCTCGATCCGCTATATCCAACAGGTGGCGGAAGCGACACGCCGCTTATCGTTGAATGCGTTGATCGAAGCGACACGGGCAGGCGAAGAAGGTCGCGGTTTTGTCATCGTCGCCAAGGAGGTCGAATTACTCGCGCTCGACATCAAACGAAGTATCGATCACATCAACCAGGCGAACCGGGATTTGACGGCCAGCATCGGACAAATCGAACAAGATGTTGTCCAGATGACGACCCAAATCGAGACGACACACGAACAGCTTGAACAGAGCACCCGCCGGATTGCTTCCGTCCTCGATCATGCCCAACAGATTGAAGCCGCACTCGTCCAGGTCGAGACGGACCGGGCGCTCGTCTATTCGGTCCAACCGCGGATTCGGGAACATTTTCAACTGATTGAAACGATTCTGTTTGAACTGACCCACTACAGTCAGTCACTTGAAGCAAACATGCAAGCCAACAGTGCCCGCCAACAGGAACTGAAACAGCACGGTTACATCATCGGCGAACAAATCGAGTCCCTCAACCGGACGATTGTCGGTCCGTCCCAGTAA
- a CDS encoding DNA alkylation repair protein, with amino-acid sequence MSLIKDVFTPDWLNRLGGAVQASDFKDVVQQGDWEELAFKQRVRRIATELNRYLPPDFEQAATHLETIAPEFPGLPGIVFPDYIEVYAPSDAWERAMVALERLTRHSTSEFAVRRFLLEDQERFLELAVRWSQSSDEHVRRLASEGTRPRLPWGQRIPALIADPRPVLPILDDLLQDEALYVRKSVANHLNDIAKTHPELVIERLEQLGTHPHTDWILRHASRTLLKQGHPDVLKAFGLVTRGTVTVDELTVTPTLPIGGELTFTFALATTEPQVLRIEYAIDYVKKRGTSQKVFRISERQVIGRETFTKRQSFRNLTTRVHYPGTHQLTILINGEAYVTATFDVEEETE; translated from the coding sequence ATGAGTTTGATTAAAGATGTGTTTACACCAGACTGGTTGAACCGATTAGGGGGAGCGGTGCAGGCATCGGACTTTAAAGACGTCGTGCAACAAGGCGACTGGGAGGAGCTGGCGTTTAAGCAACGGGTCCGCCGGATTGCGACTGAGCTTAACCGTTATTTACCGCCTGACTTTGAGCAGGCGGCGACGCACCTCGAAACGATCGCCCCGGAGTTTCCGGGACTGCCGGGCATCGTTTTTCCAGACTATATCGAAGTTTATGCGCCGAGTGATGCCTGGGAGCGGGCAATGGTAGCCCTGGAACGGTTGACCCGGCACTCGACGTCGGAGTTTGCGGTCCGGCGCTTCCTGCTCGAAGATCAAGAACGGTTTTTAGAACTTGCGGTCCGGTGGAGTCAGTCGAGTGACGAGCACGTCCGGCGCTTGGCGTCAGAAGGAACCCGTCCGCGCCTGCCGTGGGGACAACGGATACCGGCATTGATTGCTGATCCGCGTCCGGTCCTACCAATTTTAGATGACTTGTTGCAGGACGAGGCGCTTTACGTCCGCAAAAGTGTCGCCAATCATTTAAACGATATCGCGAAGACTCATCCGGAACTCGTCATCGAACGGTTGGAACAGCTCGGGACCCATCCGCATACGGACTGGATTTTACGGCATGCCTCACGGACACTCCTGAAACAGGGACATCCGGACGTCTTGAAAGCGTTTGGTCTTGTCACGCGGGGAACGGTGACGGTCGACGAACTGACGGTCACACCCACGTTGCCGATTGGCGGGGAACTGACGTTTACCTTTGCCCTTGCGACAACCGAACCGCAAGTCCTGCGAATCGAATACGCGATCGACTATGTCAAAAAGCGGGGGACGAGTCAAAAAGTCTTTCGGATCAGTGAACGGCAAGTGATTGGACGGGAGACGTTTACGAAACGGCAGTCATTCCGGAACTTGACGACACGGGTCCATTATCCGGGTACACACCAGCTGACGATTCTGATTAACGGTGAAGCCTACGTGACAGCAACTTTTGACGTAGAGGAGGAAACAGAATGA
- a CDS encoding NUMOD4 domain-containing protein produces the protein MEHWKSVQGYAGIYQVSTSGNVRSLDRIIETSRGVKQRRQGVVLRPRINQEGYRKVTLYKQGRGERFYVAELVAKAFLDSEAVHDRIIRTDGDRVNDQIDNLTVKPSVSQAYASLLDEFDLLLMRHIELSPRQIRDIRRRYQTGLSIRRLALTYQVTENRIRNIIDKKEAQYIS, from the coding sequence ATGGAACATTGGAAATCGGTACAGGGCTATGCAGGTATATATCAAGTCTCGACATCAGGGAACGTCCGGTCGCTCGACCGGATCATCGAGACGAGCCGTGGTGTCAAACAACGGCGGCAAGGTGTCGTGTTGCGCCCACGGATCAATCAGGAAGGTTACCGGAAAGTGACGTTGTACAAACAAGGACGCGGGGAACGGTTTTATGTCGCCGAGCTTGTCGCCAAGGCATTTCTCGATTCCGAGGCCGTGCACGACCGGATTATCCGGACGGACGGTGATCGCGTAAACGATCAGATTGACAATCTGACGGTCAAACCGTCCGTGAGTCAAGCGTATGCGTCGCTCCTGGACGAGTTTGACCTGTTATTGATGCGGCATATCGAATTATCGCCGCGGCAGATCCGTGACATTCGGCGTCGGTATCAAACCGGGCTTTCGATTCGCCGGTTGGCGTTGACCTATCAGGTGACGGAAAACCGGATTCGCAATATCATCGACAAAAAGGAAGCCCAGTATATTAGTTAA
- a CDS encoding AAA family ATPase: protein MKFVMLLGPQAVGKMTIGQELEQKTGMKLFHNHQTIDLLHPYFDFTKPAHHKLKDLIRREMFKEMAVSDLEGVIFTFLCLFGVEGGGIEFIEETVQLFEEAGAEVFIVELEAALSTRLARNQTENRLLHKFTKRDIAASEANLLETAEQYRTHSLPGELPYPNYLRLDTEGRSAGESAETICRHFNWSTNLVER, encoded by the coding sequence ATGAAGTTTGTCATGTTACTTGGTCCGCAAGCCGTCGGCAAGATGACGATTGGTCAGGAACTCGAACAAAAAACGGGCATGAAATTATTCCATAACCATCAGACGATTGACCTGTTGCATCCGTACTTTGATTTCACGAAACCGGCGCACCATAAGCTGAAGGACTTGATCCGTCGGGAAATGTTCAAAGAGATGGCCGTCAGCGATCTCGAAGGGGTGATCTTTACGTTTTTGTGCCTGTTCGGCGTCGAAGGCGGCGGGATCGAATTCATCGAAGAGACCGTTCAACTGTTTGAAGAAGCCGGTGCCGAAGTCTTCATCGTTGAACTGGAAGCCGCTCTGTCGACCCGTCTTGCCCGGAATCAGACGGAAAATCGTTTACTACATAAGTTCACGAAACGGGACATCGCCGCGTCGGAAGCCAACTTGCTTGAAACCGCTGAACAGTACCGGACGCATTCGCTTCCGGGAGAACTGCCGTATCCCAACTATCTCCGTCTTGATACCGAGGGGCGTTCGGCCGGCGAAAGTGCCGAGACGATTTGTCGACACTTTAACTGGTCAACGAATCTGGTCGAACGATGA
- a CDS encoding class I SAM-dependent methyltransferase yields MFDFLKEAIQSPKTIGAIAPSSPRLAKMMAQRAVADRPAVIIEVGAGDGAITQALLRARHPETTLLICEQNPVFQEALAKLLADETNVELFIGDIQNCPEDWHHQAGVLVSGLPFASFPLLLRHELLETFQTLLQPGGHFIAFQYTKLHFKTFRRYFFEHSYSYTLQNMPPAYVFEGVQKEELPCPQS; encoded by the coding sequence ATGTTTGATTTTTTAAAAGAAGCGATTCAATCACCGAAAACAATTGGTGCGATTGCGCCAAGCAGTCCGCGTTTAGCAAAAATGATGGCACAGCGGGCAGTTGCTGATCGACCGGCCGTCATCATCGAAGTCGGAGCCGGTGATGGGGCGATCACCCAAGCCTTATTGCGTGCGCGACACCCGGAAACGACTTTATTGATTTGCGAACAAAATCCGGTGTTTCAAGAAGCCTTGGCGAAGCTGTTAGCCGATGAGACGAACGTCGAACTGTTTATCGGCGACATTCAAAACTGTCCGGAAGACTGGCATCATCAGGCCGGTGTCCTGGTCAGCGGTTTACCGTTCGCTTCGTTCCCGCTTCTGTTACGCCATGAATTGCTCGAAACCTTCCAGACCCTGCTGCAACCAGGCGGTCATTTCATCGCCTTTCAATATACCAAACTCCATTTCAAGACATTCCGCCGGTATTTCTTTGAGCACAGTTATTCTTATACGCTGCAAAACATGCCGCCTGCCTATGTCTTCGAAGGCGTCCAAAAGGAGGAACTGCCGTGCCCACAATCTTAA
- a CDS encoding GGDEF domain-containing protein — protein sequence MLSQFNQFLLNFSLLITSLLFAFLPLRHVKRISPASPVKIRILVGVIAGFISVLLVLNSITYDGAKIDLRLVALVTAYYYGGWVSGGITTLAILGARFAITPPGAYEGLILTGLICIALLVTASIYRRFASHTLKDYLILIGIGIGYSLPALYLLTATFDRFLEIALVYIVFILLGGYVTYRFLQELRKHFQFVQMQQELALTDGLTNLANRRKLDETLASYDKDGFAFSVLIVDIDFFKSVNDTYGHDGGDVVLRQLSHLLQHCCPDEALVGRYGGEEFVLLLPDMPLKEAVRLGETIRLACADQHFVFSTYPAFHVTLSIGAASSDQGETSFEVVQKADQSLYQAKQTGRNKVVGYSEE from the coding sequence ATGTTGAGTCAGTTTAATCAGTTCCTGTTGAATTTTTCATTGTTGATTACATCACTCTTATTTGCATTTTTACCACTCCGACACGTCAAACGAATTTCACCGGCTTCACCGGTCAAAATTCGTATCCTGGTAGGGGTAATTGCCGGTTTTATCAGTGTATTGCTTGTTCTCAACAGCATTACGTATGATGGGGCAAAAATTGATTTACGGCTCGTCGCGCTTGTCACGGCATATTATTACGGCGGCTGGGTCAGTGGCGGGATTACGACGCTCGCGATTCTTGGGGCACGGTTTGCGATTACGCCACCGGGTGCTTACGAAGGATTGATTCTGACCGGCTTGATTTGTATCGCTTTACTCGTAACGGCAAGCATTTATCGTCGTTTTGCTTCACACACGCTCAAAGATTATTTGATCTTGATTGGCATCGGTATCGGATACAGTTTACCGGCCCTCTATTTATTGACGGCAACGTTTGACCGATTTCTTGAAATCGCCTTGGTCTATATTGTTTTCATTTTACTGGGCGGTTATGTCACATACCGTTTCCTGCAGGAATTACGCAAACACTTCCAGTTCGTTCAGATGCAACAGGAACTGGCATTGACCGACGGACTGACGAATCTCGCCAACCGGCGGAAACTGGACGAGACCCTTGCGTCTTATGACAAAGATGGTTTTGCCTTTTCCGTCTTGATCGTCGACATTGATTTCTTCAAGTCGGTCAATGATACATACGGCCATGACGGGGGCGACGTCGTGTTACGACAGCTGAGCCATCTGTTGCAACACTGTTGTCCTGACGAAGCACTCGTTGGGCGTTACGGCGGGGAAGAGTTTGTCTTATTATTGCCGGACATGCCGCTCAAAGAAGCCGTCCGGCTCGGGGAGACGATTCGCTTGGCGTGCGCCGATCAACATTTTGTCTTCAGCACGTATCCGGCATTCCATGTCACGTTATCGATCGGGGCGGCCTCGTCGGATCAAGGCGAGACATCGTTTGAAGTCGTCCAAAAGGCCGATCAGTCCCTTTATCAGGCGAAACAGACGGGACGGAACAAGGTCGTCGGCTACAGCGAAGAATAA
- a CDS encoding winged helix-turn-helix domain-containing protein: MTRREFDCLALLLNHPRRVFSADELYERIWQEEALGSATNAVMVLIHKLRDKIEDAPKEPRYLQTVWGVGYKVEP, encoded by the coding sequence TTGACACGCCGGGAATTTGACTGTCTGGCGCTCTTACTGAATCATCCGCGCCGTGTCTTTTCCGCCGACGAATTATATGAGCGGATTTGGCAGGAGGAGGCACTCGGTTCCGCCACCAACGCCGTCATGGTCCTGATTCATAAATTACGTGACAAAATCGAGGATGCGCCAAAAGAGCCGCGTTACCTGCAAACCGTTTGGGGTGTCGGCTACAAGGTCGAGCCGTGA
- a CDS encoding acyltransferase family protein → MKSSNRSTTYMPGLDGLRAFAVIAVILYHLSVPMLTGGFLGVDLFFVLSGYLITGLLLSEWQQTGRIDLKRFWVHRFRRLFPPLFVLLVLVLSYVTLFERDLLHVLRQDIMAALVYMTNWWYIVHDVSYFESFGKPSPIQNLWSLAIEEQFYLIFPIVLSFGLASKRLLLRGIGLLALLSALLMAILFTPGMDPSRVYYGTDTRLFALLIGSLLAFAWRPERFKKEIPSRGVRLLNVTGAVIVPVLVLLMLVTSEYGRFLYYGGFVFVAVLAALLIAVVAHPASFWSRLFAAQWLIAVGKRSYGLYLWHFPLITLMTPIEQTGTFSWLRSLGILGILVVVTELSYQFVERPVRRLGVFGYIRQFQIHPRTFRQFSRTKWVSVSLASLLLLSFIGNLSILAVSDESAQQSIPKVAAPHKKPASLIKKPTNPVPEKRTRSMCRPTLAIGDSVLLGVEDYLGSTLQHVTVDAKLGRQLREAIPLSTKYAAYNQTDHQVILHLGTNGSFRPEQLEELLDRFAHADQVYLVTTRVPRPWEQEVNTMLKQAAERKRVSLIDWHAVAVKHPSYFEQDGVHLNIKGARAYSKLLAKATGCATTTK, encoded by the coding sequence ATGAAATCATCAAACCGTTCGACCACATATATGCCCGGACTCGATGGTCTGCGCGCGTTCGCCGTCATCGCTGTCATTTTGTACCATCTGTCGGTACCCATGCTGACCGGCGGATTTCTCGGCGTCGATTTGTTTTTTGTCCTGTCGGGTTACTTGATTACCGGCTTGTTGCTCAGTGAGTGGCAACAGACCGGTCGCATCGACTTAAAACGGTTTTGGGTGCACCGGTTCCGCCGGTTATTCCCGCCGCTGTTCGTCCTGCTCGTTCTTGTCCTCAGTTATGTCACACTGTTTGAGCGGGACTTGTTACATGTGCTTCGCCAGGACATCATGGCTGCCCTCGTCTACATGACGAACTGGTGGTATATCGTCCATGACGTCTCTTATTTCGAATCGTTCGGCAAACCGTCACCGATTCAAAACCTGTGGTCGCTTGCAATCGAAGAACAGTTTTACTTGATATTTCCGATCGTGCTCAGTTTTGGGCTCGCATCGAAACGGCTGTTGCTCCGGGGAATCGGACTGCTTGCCCTGCTGTCCGCACTCCTGATGGCGATTTTGTTTACACCGGGAATGGATCCAAGCCGTGTCTATTACGGAACCGATACCCGGTTGTTTGCCTTGTTGATCGGCAGTCTGCTTGCCTTCGCTTGGCGACCCGAACGGTTTAAGAAAGAGATTCCGTCACGGGGTGTCCGGTTATTGAACGTGACCGGTGCCGTGATTGTCCCGGTGCTTGTTTTGCTGATGCTCGTGACAAGTGAGTACGGTCGTTTTCTGTATTATGGCGGATTTGTGTTCGTCGCTGTTCTTGCGGCGTTACTGATCGCCGTTGTTGCTCATCCGGCGTCTTTTTGGAGCCGGTTGTTCGCAGCACAGTGGCTGATCGCCGTCGGCAAACGGTCGTACGGTCTGTATTTGTGGCATTTTCCGCTGATTACCTTGATGACGCCCATTGAACAAACCGGAACATTTTCCTGGCTCCGAAGTCTCGGGATTCTCGGAATCCTGGTCGTCGTGACCGAACTGTCCTATCAGTTCGTCGAACGTCCGGTCCGCCGGCTTGGTGTTTTCGGATACATCCGGCAATTTCAGATTCACCCGCGGACCTTCCGGCAGTTTTCCCGGACGAAGTGGGTCTCTGTTTCCCTTGCCAGTCTGCTTCTCCTCAGCTTCATCGGAAATTTATCGATTCTTGCTGTGTCGGACGAATCGGCTCAACAATCGATTCCGAAAGTCGCGGCGCCGCATAAAAAACCGGCATCGCTTATCAAAAAACCGACGAATCCGGTGCCTGAGAAACGCACACGCTCGATGTGCCGCCCGACCCTTGCGATCGGCGATTCGGTGCTGCTCGGGGTCGAAGATTATCTCGGCAGTACACTTCAACACGTGACAGTCGATGCCAAGCTAGGACGTCAGCTCCGGGAAGCCATTCCGCTCAGCACGAAGTATGCGGCGTACAATCAAACCGACCATCAAGTCATCCTGCACCTCGGGACAAACGGCAGTTTCCGTCCCGAGCAATTAGAGGAGCTGCTCGACCGGTTCGCACATGCCGATCAGGTGTACCTCGTGACGACGCGGGTGCCGCGTCCGTGGGAACAGGAGGTCAACACGATGCTGAAGCAAGCAGCCGAACGTAAACGGGTATCACTCATTGACTGGCATGCCGTCGCCGTCAAGCATCCGTCGTACTTTGAACAGGACGGTGTCCACTTGAACATCAAAGGTGCCCGGGCCTACTCGAAGCTGCTTGCCAAAGCGACCGGGTGCGCGACCACCACAAAATGA
- a CDS encoding methylated-DNA--[protein]-cysteine S-methyltransferase → MMNTLPETDYYAALVRRDSSYEGTFFVGVKTTGIFCRPTCPARKPKQENCEFFETAKEALLASYRPCLRCKPLAYPGDSEVISRLVAAVEASPEKRFKDADFRELGLDASTARRQFKKRFGMTFVEYARSRRMGLAMKEIRNGQPVIEAQLASGYESSSGFRDAFARIMGETPKRWDGTYLQAKWLDTPLGPMLAIVDEQGLHLLEFVDRRGLEREVERLRLAARAVIIPGETPVFEQVTAELEAYFAGTLDRFEVPLVLYGTPFQRQVWEQLQQIPAGETISYQELAVRVGNPAAVRAVARANGANQLALIIPCHRVIRLTGDLGGYAGGLARKAALLKLERTKRGLNHV, encoded by the coding sequence GTGATGAATACCTTACCGGAAACGGATTATTATGCAGCACTCGTCCGCCGCGACAGCTCGTACGAAGGGACATTTTTTGTCGGGGTCAAGACGACGGGGATTTTTTGCCGGCCGACCTGTCCGGCGCGGAAGCCGAAGCAGGAGAACTGCGAGTTTTTTGAGACGGCGAAAGAGGCGTTGCTTGCCTCCTACCGACCGTGTTTACGCTGTAAACCGCTCGCCTATCCCGGGGACAGTGAAGTCATCAGCCGCTTGGTTGCTGCCGTCGAAGCGAGTCCCGAAAAACGCTTTAAAGATGCCGACTTCCGGGAACTGGGACTCGATGCCTCGACCGCCCGTCGGCAGTTCAAAAAACGGTTTGGCATGACGTTCGTCGAATACGCCCGGTCCCGGCGGATGGGCCTTGCGATGAAGGAAATCCGCAACGGACAACCGGTCATCGAGGCACAACTGGCAAGCGGTTATGAATCGAGCAGCGGCTTTCGCGACGCGTTTGCCCGCATCATGGGTGAGACGCCGAAGCGATGGGATGGAACGTACCTTCAGGCGAAGTGGCTTGATACGCCGCTTGGTCCAATGCTGGCGATTGTCGACGAACAAGGACTGCACTTACTCGAGTTCGTGGATCGTCGGGGGCTGGAGCGGGAAGTGGAACGTTTACGGCTCGCAGCCCGCGCCGTCATCATTCCCGGTGAGACACCGGTGTTTGAGCAGGTGACGGCTGAACTGGAGGCGTACTTTGCGGGAACGCTTGACCGGTTCGAGGTTCCGCTTGTCCTGTACGGGACACCGTTTCAGAGACAAGTCTGGGAACAGTTACAACAGATTCCTGCGGGTGAGACGATTTCCTATCAGGAACTGGCCGTCCGCGTCGGGAATCCGGCAGCCGTCCGTGCTGTCGCCCGGGCAAACGGCGCCAATCAACTGGCACTGATCATTCCGTGTCACCGGGTCATCCGCTTGACGGGCGATCTCGGCGGATATGCCGGCGGCTTGGCACGAAAAGCGGCCTTATTAAAATTGGAGCGGACGAAGAGGGGATTGAATCATGTATGA